The Streptomyces sp. Alt3 genome has a segment encoding these proteins:
- a CDS encoding wHTH domain-containing protein, whose translation MRYTPEFQDPDDLLLVSRHLNGRRPWLSPTGQVPYAHVLYAAAVRGHAPTAVVARLAALGHTDVQHSGALWPDSIGIEDAELVKRKGHDSYSQQWIDVGEPVSLREIVETAGHAKSSPADIARRLTALGYRLGDSGPLPGSPNPRDVMLIRTDRRGDGSWLGWGDEVSAAHVLEAAEYLACSPHAAATRMSALGLRLPYTPEPDDERILRFGDTHHARYPGRYASAPLGHVLAVARETGRRPADIVARLKVLGVGGPGAAVPDSPQDDDLVILSEELDGCRPWLQRNTVVGLRMRHILRAALATGRSPAGITARLTELGHWLHENAELPETADEADVRLLETVDRSYLDDVHLENVLRSASLTGRSPADVASRLTALGYTLPDEVEYPDVRGALAAS comes from the coding sequence ATGAGATACACCCCCGAGTTCCAGGACCCGGACGACCTTCTGCTCGTCAGCCGCCATCTCAACGGCCGGCGCCCCTGGCTGAGCCCCACCGGGCAGGTGCCGTACGCGCATGTGCTGTACGCCGCGGCCGTACGGGGCCACGCCCCCACCGCGGTCGTCGCCCGGCTGGCCGCCCTGGGACACACCGATGTCCAGCATTCCGGAGCCCTCTGGCCCGACTCCATCGGCATCGAGGACGCCGAGCTGGTCAAGAGGAAGGGGCACGACAGCTACTCGCAGCAGTGGATCGATGTCGGTGAGCCCGTGTCACTGCGCGAGATCGTCGAAACGGCGGGGCACGCCAAGAGCTCTCCCGCCGACATCGCCCGCCGACTGACGGCCCTCGGCTACCGGCTCGGCGACAGCGGACCGCTCCCCGGGTCGCCGAACCCCCGTGACGTCATGCTGATCCGCACGGACCGCCGGGGCGACGGCAGTTGGCTCGGATGGGGCGACGAGGTGTCCGCCGCCCATGTGCTCGAGGCGGCCGAGTACCTGGCCTGCAGCCCACATGCCGCCGCCACGCGCATGTCCGCTCTCGGCCTCCGGCTCCCGTACACCCCCGAGCCCGACGACGAGCGGATCCTCAGGTTCGGTGACACCCACCACGCCCGCTATCCCGGCCGTTACGCGTCGGCACCCCTCGGGCACGTCCTCGCCGTCGCGCGGGAGACGGGGCGCCGGCCCGCGGACATCGTGGCCAGGCTGAAGGTGCTGGGGGTCGGGGGACCGGGCGCAGCGGTGCCCGACTCCCCGCAGGACGACGACCTCGTCATCCTCAGCGAGGAACTCGACGGCTGCCGGCCCTGGTTGCAGAGGAACACGGTCGTCGGCCTTCGGATGCGGCACATCCTGCGCGCCGCCCTCGCCACCGGGCGGAGCCCCGCCGGGATCACCGCGAGGCTGACCGAGCTGGGGCACTGGCTGCACGAGAACGCCGAGCTGCCGGAAACCGCCGACGAGGCGGACGTCCGGCTGCTGGAGACCGTCGACCGGTCCTACCTCGACGACGTCCACCTGGAGAACGTCCTGCGCAGCGCGAGCCTGACGGGCCGGAGCCCCGCGGACGTCGCCTCACGGCTGACCGCCCTGGGCTACACGCTCCCCGACGAGGTGGAGTACCCGGACGTACGGGGTGCGCTCGCCGCGTCCTGA
- a CDS encoding STM4015 family protein: MSYVHHVAQFHGLPAFTFPPYADPTDLPDAGAVAWRLHCGPYSSDEEYESYWGRFTESVDLGGIRALVFGSPWYDGEGGSGLHELIDLAPRFTGLEALFLGDLEDEEAMISTIALDDLAELLETFPGLRELAVRGGDGLRFPVTGHEGLRVLRVESGGLPPAAAAQIAAASLPSLERLELWLGDEDYGGGTTAEDLAPLLAGTGKPALRHLGLQNGPHQDELAAALASAPVVRRLSSLSLSMGTLGDGGAEALLTGQSLGHLRELDLSHHFLSEDMMLRIWTELEPQGVRVDLTARNEEEDERFPELGTGPNRYVAVSE, translated from the coding sequence TTGTCGTACGTCCACCATGTCGCGCAGTTCCACGGACTGCCGGCCTTCACCTTTCCGCCGTACGCGGACCCCACGGATCTGCCCGACGCGGGAGCCGTGGCCTGGCGTCTGCACTGCGGGCCGTACTCGTCCGACGAAGAATACGAATCCTACTGGGGGCGGTTCACCGAGTCGGTCGACCTGGGCGGGATACGCGCCCTGGTCTTCGGCAGCCCCTGGTACGACGGCGAGGGCGGCAGCGGTCTGCACGAGCTGATCGATCTGGCTCCCCGGTTCACCGGGCTCGAAGCCTTGTTCCTCGGCGATCTGGAGGACGAGGAGGCGATGATCTCCACGATCGCTCTGGACGATCTCGCGGAGCTCCTGGAGACGTTTCCAGGCCTGCGGGAACTGGCCGTGCGAGGGGGCGACGGGCTGCGGTTCCCCGTGACGGGCCACGAAGGGCTTCGGGTGCTGCGCGTCGAGTCCGGCGGGCTGCCGCCCGCCGCCGCAGCCCAGATCGCCGCCGCTTCCCTGCCGTCCCTGGAACGCCTGGAGCTGTGGCTGGGCGACGAGGACTACGGCGGTGGCACCACGGCCGAGGACCTGGCCCCCCTGCTCGCCGGCACCGGCAAGCCCGCCCTGCGACACCTGGGGCTGCAGAACGGCCCGCACCAGGACGAGTTGGCGGCGGCCCTGGCCTCCGCCCCGGTCGTACGCCGGCTCAGCTCGCTGAGCCTGTCGATGGGCACCCTCGGCGACGGGGGCGCGGAGGCGCTCCTGACCGGCCAGTCGCTCGGCCACCTGCGGGAGCTCGACCTCTCGCACCACTTCCTCAGCGAGGACATGATGCTGCGGATCTGGACGGAGCTGGAGCCGCAGGGGGTGCGGGTGGACCTCACCGCACGGAACGAAGAGGAGGACGAAAGGTTTCCCGAGCTCGGGACAGGGCCCAACCGGTACGTCGCCGTGAGCGAATGA
- the rhaS gene encoding rhamnose ABC transporter substrate-binding protein, which translates to MMLRNAAGRRAVATAATAVSLALALTACSGTTKDSKESGGAKAASSAKADPDAPLKKGLKIAFLPKQINNPYEKIVDEAGIEAAKEYGGTGKEVGPSDANASSQVSYINTLIQQRQDAILVAANDPNAVCGPLKQAMKKDIKVVAYDSDTAKDCRQLFINQASSEEIGRSLVRHLGEQIGYKGKVAILSATQNATNQNTWIEFMKEELKLPEYKEMELVKVAYGDDADQKSFQQTQGLMQAYPDLKGIISPTTVGIAAAARYLSDSSYKGKVVLNGLGTPNQMRKYVKDGTVEQFSLWNPEELGYLGSYAAAALASGQITGAEGEKFEAGKLGEYTIGKDGEVILGEPTVFDSKNIDTFDF; encoded by the coding sequence ATGATGCTCCGCAATGCCGCCGGGCGCCGCGCCGTCGCGACCGCAGCCACCGCCGTCTCCCTCGCCCTGGCCCTGACCGCCTGTTCCGGCACCACGAAGGACAGCAAGGAGAGCGGGGGCGCGAAGGCCGCGAGCTCGGCGAAGGCCGACCCGGACGCCCCGCTGAAGAAGGGCCTGAAGATCGCCTTCCTGCCCAAGCAGATCAACAACCCGTACGAGAAGATCGTCGACGAGGCGGGCATCGAGGCGGCGAAGGAGTACGGCGGCACGGGCAAGGAGGTCGGCCCGTCCGACGCGAACGCGTCCTCGCAGGTCTCCTACATCAACACCCTGATCCAGCAGCGCCAGGACGCCATCCTCGTCGCGGCGAACGACCCTAACGCGGTGTGCGGCCCGCTCAAGCAGGCGATGAAGAAGGACATCAAGGTCGTCGCGTACGACTCCGACACGGCGAAGGACTGCCGGCAGCTCTTCATCAACCAGGCCAGCTCGGAGGAGATCGGCCGCAGCCTGGTGAGGCACCTCGGGGAGCAGATCGGCTACAAGGGCAAGGTCGCGATCCTGTCGGCCACGCAGAACGCGACGAACCAGAACACCTGGATCGAGTTCATGAAGGAGGAGCTGAAGCTCCCCGAGTACAAGGAGATGGAACTGGTCAAGGTCGCGTACGGCGACGACGCGGACCAGAAGTCGTTCCAGCAGACGCAGGGCCTCATGCAGGCCTACCCGGACCTCAAGGGCATCATCTCCCCCACGACGGTCGGTATCGCCGCCGCGGCACGCTACCTGAGCGACTCCTCGTACAAGGGCAAGGTCGTGCTGAACGGTCTCGGCACGCCGAACCAGATGCGCAAGTACGTCAAGGACGGCACGGTCGAGCAGTTCTCGCTCTGGAACCCGGAGGAGCTCGGGTACCTCGGCTCCTACGCGGCCGCCGCGCTGGCATCGGGGCAGATCACCGGCGCGGAGGGCGAGAAGTTCGAGGCGGGCAAGCTCGGTGAGTACACGATCGGCAAGGACGGCGAGGTCATCCTCGGCGAGCCGACCGTCTTCGACTCCAAGAACATCGACACGTTCGACTTCTGA
- a CDS encoding ABC transporter permease, giving the protein MSSAPEIQALAEAPGYHARRTLPLRVEAMRQLRRRRTLLMGGVLAALPFILIIAFAIGGTPGGEGGGGGGSRINLMDVATESGANFAATCLFVSAGFLLVVPVALFCGDTVASEASWSSLRYLLAAPVPRARLLWSKLVVALGFSLAAMVLLPLVALGAGAVAYGWGPLKLPTGGALATSDTVPRLALVVAFIFVSQLVTAGLAFWLSTKTDAPLGAVGGAVGLTIVGNVLDAVTALGDWREFLPAHWQFAWADALQPDLEWGGMVKGAAVSVTYALILFAFAFRGFSRKDIVS; this is encoded by the coding sequence ATGAGCTCCGCACCAGAGATCCAGGCCCTCGCCGAAGCCCCCGGCTACCACGCCCGCCGGACCCTGCCGCTGCGCGTCGAGGCGATGAGGCAGCTGCGCAGGCGCCGCACCCTGCTCATGGGCGGGGTGCTGGCGGCCCTGCCGTTCATCCTGATCATCGCCTTCGCCATCGGCGGCACGCCGGGTGGCGAAGGAGGCGGCGGGGGCGGCTCGCGGATCAACCTCATGGACGTCGCGACGGAGTCCGGGGCGAACTTCGCGGCGACCTGCCTCTTCGTCTCCGCCGGATTCCTGCTCGTCGTCCCGGTCGCCCTGTTCTGCGGGGACACCGTGGCCTCCGAGGCCAGCTGGTCCTCGCTGCGCTACCTCCTCGCGGCACCCGTGCCCCGGGCCAGGCTGCTGTGGAGCAAGCTCGTCGTGGCACTCGGCTTCAGCCTCGCCGCAATGGTGCTGCTGCCGCTCGTCGCACTGGGCGCGGGAGCCGTCGCGTACGGCTGGGGGCCGCTCAAGCTTCCCACCGGGGGCGCGCTGGCCACCTCGGACACCGTGCCCCGCCTCGCACTGGTCGTCGCCTTCATCTTCGTCTCGCAACTCGTCACCGCGGGGCTGGCGTTCTGGCTGTCGACGAAGACGGACGCACCGCTGGGCGCCGTGGGAGGCGCGGTCGGGCTGACGATCGTCGGCAACGTCCTGGACGCGGTCACCGCTCTCGGGGACTGGCGTGAGTTCCTGCCCGCGCACTGGCAGTTCGCCTGGGCCGACGCACTCCAGCCCGATCTCGAATGGGGCGGCATGGTCAAGGGCGCCGCGGTGTCGGTGACCTATGCCCTGATCCTGTTCGCCTTCGCCTTCCGCGGGTTCAGTCGTAAGGACATCGTGTCCTGA
- a CDS encoding L-rhamnose mutarotase, with amino-acid sequence MQRVCFLLKVREDRKDEYRERHAAVWPDMLAALSEAGWHNYSLFLREDGLLVGYLETEDFDAARNAMAATEVNARWQRDMAEFFEQSEAADEAMVPLTEVFHLA; translated from the coding sequence ATGCAGCGCGTCTGTTTTCTGCTGAAGGTCCGTGAGGACCGCAAGGACGAGTACCGCGAGCGCCACGCCGCGGTGTGGCCGGACATGCTCGCCGCGCTGTCGGAGGCGGGCTGGCACAACTACTCGCTGTTCCTGCGCGAGGACGGCCTGCTGGTCGGGTATCTGGAGACGGAGGACTTCGACGCGGCCCGGAACGCGATGGCCGCGACGGAGGTCAACGCCCGGTGGCAGCGGGACATGGCCGAGTTCTTCGAGCAGTCGGAGGCCGCCGACGAGGCCATGGTCCCGCTGACCGAGGTGTTCCACCTGGCCTGA
- a CDS encoding vWA domain-containing protein, translating into MDRRARTYRGGLALLLVGGILMTGCSGSGTTSDSGFDRGAGSGGPAGGRQPSGGSAAPQQEDGASRAEDGPARESAAPDYLSTFALDVDTASYGYARRTLGDGQLPAADTVRPEEFVNSFRQGYERPKGNGFAVSVDGARSDAADWSLVRVGLATKAASNTAERPPAALTFVVDISGSMAEPGRLDLAKTSLGILADELRDDDSVSLVTFSEEAETRLPMTRLQGNRAKLRDAIEEMEPADSTNVAAGVERGYGEAVEGHRKGATNRVVLLSDALANTGETGADAILERVGDARKEYGITLFGVGVGSDYGDELMERLTNKGDGNTTYIADETQARKVFVDQLPAHVELRARDAKAQVAFDRRTVQQFELIGYENRKVADEDFRDDGVDGGEVGPGHTVTALYAVRLRKGASGHVATATVRWLDPKTRKAHEETGSVETGAVGGKLWDGAGARLQVTAVAAYFADTLRGGDLPGTPALGELATRARKLASSTEDSAVERLATMIEQADRIRSGGDDEPPGDEGELG; encoded by the coding sequence ATGGACCGCAGGGCAAGGACGTATCGGGGAGGGCTCGCGCTCCTCCTGGTGGGCGGGATCCTGATGACCGGATGCAGCGGATCGGGTACGACCAGCGATTCCGGATTCGACCGCGGTGCCGGCAGTGGCGGACCCGCCGGGGGGAGGCAGCCCTCCGGCGGGTCCGCGGCACCGCAGCAGGAGGACGGAGCGAGCCGGGCGGAGGACGGCCCGGCCCGGGAGAGCGCGGCGCCCGACTACCTGTCGACCTTCGCTCTCGACGTGGACACCGCGAGCTACGGATACGCGCGCCGCACCCTCGGCGACGGACAGCTGCCGGCAGCGGACACGGTGCGCCCGGAGGAGTTCGTCAACAGCTTCCGCCAGGGCTACGAGCGCCCGAAGGGCAACGGCTTCGCGGTGAGCGTCGACGGCGCACGTTCCGACGCCGCGGACTGGTCGCTCGTCCGGGTCGGGCTCGCCACCAAGGCCGCCTCGAACACCGCTGAACGCCCTCCCGCCGCACTGACCTTCGTCGTCGACATCTCCGGTTCCATGGCCGAACCGGGCCGCCTCGACCTGGCGAAGACCTCGCTGGGGATCCTCGCCGACGAACTGCGCGACGACGACTCCGTGTCCCTGGTCACCTTCAGCGAGGAGGCAGAGACCCGGCTTCCGATGACCCGGCTCCAGGGCAACCGCGCCAAGCTCCGCGACGCCATCGAGGAGATGGAGCCCGCCGACTCCACGAACGTGGCGGCCGGCGTCGAACGGGGCTACGGGGAGGCGGTCGAGGGTCACCGCAAGGGCGCCACCAACCGGGTCGTCCTGCTCTCCGACGCCCTCGCCAACACCGGCGAGACCGGTGCCGACGCGATCCTGGAACGCGTGGGGGACGCCCGCAAGGAGTACGGCATCACCCTCTTCGGGGTCGGGGTCGGCAGCGACTACGGCGACGAGCTGATGGAACGCCTCACCAACAAGGGCGACGGCAACACCACCTACATCGCCGACGAGACACAGGCCAGGAAGGTCTTCGTCGACCAGCTTCCCGCCCATGTCGAACTCCGGGCCCGTGACGCCAAGGCCCAGGTGGCCTTCGACCGCAGGACGGTCCAGCAGTTCGAACTGATCGGCTACGAGAACCGCAAGGTCGCCGACGAGGACTTCCGTGACGACGGTGTCGACGGCGGTGAGGTCGGCCCCGGCCACACGGTGACCGCGCTCTACGCCGTACGGCTCCGCAAGGGTGCCTCCGGCCACGTCGCGACGGCCACCGTGCGCTGGCTGGACCCGAAGACGCGGAAGGCCCACGAGGAGACCGGTTCGGTGGAGACCGGCGCGGTCGGCGGAAAGCTCTGGGACGGTGCAGGCGCACGGCTCCAGGTGACCGCGGTGGCCGCGTACTTCGCGGACACCCTGCGAGGCGGCGACCTCCCCGGGACGCCCGCGCTCGGCGAACTCGCCACCCGGGCGAGGAAGCTGGCCTCATCCACCGAGGACAGCGCGGTGGAGAGGCTCGCCACGATGATCGAGCAGGCCGACCGGATCAGGAGCGGCGGCGACGACGAACCGCCGGGTGACGAGGGCGAGCTCGGCTGA